Within the Fusobacterium sp. DD2 genome, the region TATTTATTTGTGAAAATGGATCCCTTGTAATGTATAAAAATAGAGAGATCTTTTCAAACCCAATGAGTCAGGAACAGATAGATAAAGTTTTACTTATAACTAAAGAGATTAAAAATATTGTACCAATCTTTTGTGGTAAATCTTCATCTTACATTGATAAAAAGATTTTTGATAACAGTGGAATAGAGATGCAAAGTGAGATTAGAAAATACTATACTACTCTTGCACTTGTTGAAAATATAAAAGATATACCTGAAGAGATTATTAAGGTGGCAATTTGTGATTTTGGTATCTCTGAAGAAAACAGTTATAACTATTTCAAGGAGTATAGTGATATATTCAATGTAGTAGTTTCTGGAAAAGTATGGCTTGATCTTAGCAATCCTGGTACTAATAAAGGGGTTGCTGTTAAAAAGACTCAGGAAAGCCTTGGAATTTCTTACAATGAAACTATGGCATTTGGAGATTATCTAAATGATTCTGAAATGATGAAAAATGCAAAATACAGTTATGCTATGAAAAATGCCCATCCTGAATTAATTGCAATATCAAATTTTATAACTCGTGATGATAATAATAATCATGGTGTTACTAACACAATTAAAGAGGTCTTTAACATAAAATAGAGTTCAAAGAATGACTATTATTTAGTCATTCTTTTTTTATATGATTAACTTTGTCAAAA harbors:
- a CDS encoding HAD family hydrolase — encoded protein: MIKLILTDMDGTLLNDHDEINEEFWTIERQLSNEGVVFAIASGRPYYNLVRKFDRIKDNLLFICENGSLVMYKNREIFSNPMSQEQIDKVLLITKEIKNIVPIFCGKSSSYIDKKIFDNSGIEMQSEIRKYYTTLALVENIKDIPEEIIKVAICDFGISEENSYNYFKEYSDIFNVVVSGKVWLDLSNPGTNKGVAVKKTQESLGISYNETMAFGDYLNDSEMMKNAKYSYAMKNAHPELIAISNFITRDDNNNHGVTNTIKEVFNIK